One window of Ostrinia nubilalis chromosome W unlocalized genomic scaffold, ilOstNubi1.1 SUPER_W_unloc_1, whole genome shotgun sequence genomic DNA carries:
- the LOC135087329 gene encoding uncharacterized protein LOC135087329, with protein MTSQDKTFPNDIVQLSRSRAAFKGKLTQFTNFIDNLATPLTADDILNLEFRIENVTSTYEKFDTIQMQLECLSEDTSFQLLEREKFEELYFESLAKAKGLVMAFRNDNDEPEAKPSHSSECIDSIKFPEIALPSFSGDFREWLEFRETFDALINQSSLKSIQKFKYLRSCLKDGALEVVNSIEYTSDGYQMAWRLLCERYNNPRLLVSNHLRSLFEIPSISSENAKSLRALIDNINKHLRSLHTLNIPIDDWDLIIIYFMSNKLPSSLQRSWEENQSSNVLPSLQDFKNFIRRRADILDNLNATKPGGPEARKSLVTTSSKPIVNPSCPQCKGLETHSFLSAFRRFIARRGKPRVVVSDNGTTFRGADRELRELYDFLNTNSNELTTSYTDQGRTPMALPDYQYDEVPTNRLKYFQQLQQIYQSFWKGFSRDYVGLLQQRGKWQSSKGPTLAAGSVVLIKDKHTPPCQWRLARIIETHPGGDGVTRVATLKTSQGSTIKLSFPKICPLPILDNN; from the exons ATGACGTCACAAGACAAAACTTTTCCCAACGACATTGTTCAACTTTCACGCAGTAGAGCAGCATTTAAGGGTAAACTTACCCAATTCACCAATTTCATAGATAATTTAGCAACTCCATTAACTGCAGATGATATTTTAAACCTTGAGTTTCGCATAGAAAATGTTACATCAACTTATGAGAAATTTGACACAATTCAGATGCAATTAGAGTGCCTGTCCGAGGACACCAGTTTTCAACTCCTCGAACGTGAAAAGTTCGAGGAGCTTTACTTTGAGAGCCTAGCCAAGGCCAAAGGCCTGGTTATGGCCTTTAGAAACGACAATGATGAACCTGAAGCCAAACCATCTCATAGTAGTGAATGTATTGACTCCATTAAATTTCCAGAAATTGCATTACCCAGTTTTAGCGGTGACTTTAGGGAATGGCTTGAATTTAGGGAGACATTCGATGCCTTAATAAATCAGAGTTcattaaaatcaatacaaaAGTTTAAATATCTTCGCAGTTGTCTGAAGGACGGAGCTCTCGAGGTTGTCAATTCGATAGAATACACATCTGATGGTTACCAAATGGCGTGGAGGCTGTTGTGTGAACGCTACAACAACCCTCGCTTACTAGTTTCAAATCACCTTCGATCTCTCTTTGAAATACCATCTATTTCATCTGAAAATGCCAAGTCACTTAGAGCATTAATTGATAATATAAACAAACATCTGCGATCACTTCACACACTTAACATTCCCATTGATGATTGGGACttaattatcatttattttatgtcgaACAAATTACCTTCCTCGCTACAACGATCATGGGAGGAAAACCAAAGCTCAAATGTACTACCTTCGTTGCAGGACTTCAAAAACTTTATACGGAGGCGAGCTGACATTCTCGACAACTTGAATGCCACTAAACCTGGGGGCCCGGAGGCACGGAAAAGTTTGGTAACCACATCCTCAAAGCCAATTGTAAATCCTTCGTGTCCGCAGTGTAAAG GTCTAGAAACTCACAGCTTCCTATCGGCGTTCAGAAGGTTCATAGCTAGACGCGGGAAGCCACGAGTGGTGGTGAGCGACAACGGCACCACCTTTCGGGGTGCTGACAGGGAGTTAAGGGAGCTATACGATTTTCTTAACACGAATTCTAACGAATTGACAACTTCGTACACCGACCAAG GAAGAACTCCAATGGCACTGCCGGATTACCAATACGACGAAGTCCCAACCAACCGACTTAAATACTTTCAACAACTCCAACAGATCTACCAATCTTTCTGGAAGGGCTTCTCAAGAGACTACGTGGGGCTACTCCAACAACGAGGCAAGTGGCAGAGCTCCAAGGGACCCACGCTGGCAGCGGGCTCCGTAGTTCTCATCAAGGACAAGCACACTCCACCATGCCAGTGGAGACTGGCAAGGATCATCGAGACACACCCCGGGGGCGACGGCGTGACTCGCGTTGCCACACTGAAGACATCCCAGGGCTCCACCATCAAGCTGTCCTTCCCGAAGATTTGTCCTCTACCAATATTAGATAATAATTAA